In the genome of Populus nigra chromosome 19, ddPopNigr1.1, whole genome shotgun sequence, the window aattaaaaaaatgagaatcaacattgaaataaaaaataaattaagaaaaaaactaaaatttttaaattgaatagtgaaattaaaccaatcaaatattgaaggataaaattttaaaaaaaattatacaagaagatccaaaataaaaaataacaattaaaaattaaggataaacatgaaaatataaaataaaataaatgacaatcactaatattttattaaaaagtgaAATTGATGTAAAGTATAATCTTTTAAGactatcaagaaaaaaacaattaaaatatagaaTACTGGGTGTAATTAACCaacattattatttgatttaggGGAACTTATGTTGGGCACGATTACATATAATTAGACAACGCCTTCGGCCATCTTGCAGCTCCGATGATCTATGGATATGTCATCTCAAGCAATGAAAAGCCAGGATGACTTGAAAACCAGGACAGTCTTCAATCAATTGCTGCTCTGAATCTCTGATGTCTTCTGTCACACGAGGGAATATATATCTCCCTTGGGTTTGCTTCACCTTGCTGGCATCCAATGTGGAGCATATTTGTTTACCTCGGGGAAGTCAACGCATTTACCCTTCGCCTAAGAAAAATGTCACTGAAATTATTATATCTATGCTTCCGAGAAATTTagaggttcttttttttttgttctttaaactAATTCCTGGATACAaaacccttcttcttcttcttcttcttcttcttcttcttcttaacagatataaaatcaatattcaaGAAACAACATATAAACTACTTGGATGGGTTTgttcaaataaagaaaataaaataactcgAGGGGTCCAGTAAATTAGCACCAGAATCCTACGAGAGAAGCTGTATGAGTAGATCGGTCATAAGCGATCATTTGACATTAATCTTTTGCACACAACGAGTTACAGATTTCAGAATCCATGCCTATGCAAGAACCAAGAAAGAGGGGTTGAAAGAGATGAAACATGAACCTGCCttgtaaagaaagaaatgatatgAATCTGAGATACAGCGTTGATGATATTAGGTTCCTGGATATGGTTTTGCTAGTCAAagaaaatttagtaaaaaaaaaaaaagagagagataagaTTAAGAAAAATGTAACTATAAATTTTACTTCACGAAAGtacataattatatatagaaCCTCTTATTTATTTGGTGTCATTGCCTTGTCTAACTTTCTTAATCTTGCCACCAAGATCCCCAGCAAGAGCTGGAGGAAACAAGGATTCGATCTCATTGGACAGATCAAGTAAGACTCTCCGTTGAGGTGATTTTCGTTTGGCTGATGGGAGTGATTTAGGTTTTCTGGGTGCGGGCGGACATTGAAAAATGACAGGAATTTTGCGATCCAAAGAAGTTGGAGTCTTGAACCcatcatcatcgtcatcttTATCATCTTCAATTTGGAATGCTTCTACAGACGGCAGTTTTATCTTCAAAGTAGGCACCGATATCTCGCATTCGTCttcttgcttttcttcttcttcaacttctttttccTGATGAAGATCTTGGGGTACAATTTCACAGTCATCTCCAAGTTCTAATGCAGATCTCACAAGGAAATTGAATTCCATGGGATTCAGATCTTTCTCAGAGAAAAACATCTCAGGGTTGGACAACCCCATTAACGAAAATGATTTCAATTCCGAGAACATGACAAAAGATCTCTCTTGATTAATAAAGCAAACAAAGGACAAACACAGTTGAAATGTAGAGCTAGATTTTGAGAAACCTAGCAAGCTAGCAGGGGAAAGGGAAAAGAATGAAACAAGAACAAGCAAGCAAGGACAACCACAAAACGTTTATGGCTAGAGTGCAGTAGTACGTAGTAGTGGCTCAGAATACAACCATATAAAATGGCCACCTTTAGTTAATGTCTATGAGCTTGTTTGGATTTTAGCTATGGAAATGTTCTTGAAgggggaggagagagagaatgtAGGAAACTTAGAAACACACTTGGGCGAAGGATCCGATGCCACATATATAGATCCAGGCATTGACATAAACTCACTCTctctatcaaaaaaaaaaagtccctCGCTTTCTCGCTTTAAAAATGAGGGAGCTGAGCTTGACAATGGCGTCTTTTTCAGTCTTTATCGGGTCAGCCACATATATAGATCCAGGCATTGACATCAACTCACTAACTACTATGAACTCTGTGGCTTAAGCAAAGCGATcgctttttctttgatttctacGAACTTTGAGGCACCTATGCACGTGCTTTACTACAGCAAAAACACATCTCGTGTTAACCACCGTTTTATTTAACTCTTCTCGCAACCTTACTCTCGTTTCTCGCCATACTTTTTATGACTCTGCAAACAACTTCTCGTCTCTCCAtcgatattttttcaaattggtGTTGTTTTATTGTATAAAATATGCAAACTACAAgaaaaaacattga includes:
- the LOC133679728 gene encoding cyclin-dependent protein kinase inhibitor SMR3-like, whose protein sequence is MFSELKSFSLMGLSNPEMFFSEKDLNPMEFNFLVRSALELGDDCEIVPQDLHQEKEVEEEEKQEDECEISVPTLKIKLPSVEAFQIEDDKDDDDDGFKTPTSLDRKIPVIFQCPPAPRKPKSLPSAKRKSPQRRVLLDLSNEIESLFPPALAGDLGGKIKKVRQGNDTK